One region of Zingiber officinale cultivar Zhangliang chromosome 7B, Zo_v1.1, whole genome shotgun sequence genomic DNA includes:
- the LOC122004529 gene encoding probable aspartic protease At2g35615 yields the protein MATISTFFRLLLLISIVPALVPQDSIFDVELVHRDSPKSPLYNSSMTPFDRLQAAVVRSVNRASYLNERITMKASIDIQLNLLYMDAEFMMRFSIGTPNLQYVWGIVDTGSDLSWVNCVDCQCFNKTAALFNQSASLSYKKLSCISNECRSFSRGRCTDDQLCKYHYGYIDGSNINGIFSSETFSFTSLDTKQTTFIPNMLFGCNFWSLNTKVNDPGSVIGLSPRPLSLIHQLAPKYISKYFSYCLDEGVGSRLFLGRDKKMVTGKTTVTPLMTQDGYYVVQLNAILIPDEFNILITRKSKFRAGNIIFDSGTVMTLLDTQVVDQLVSALTNYVSLPTVEMSHYKLCFTVLSTEQEEMLPGMWFSFDGTLGNFMVSPENLFRWSGRHVKCMMIVGTVGIQIFGNIMQQDVLVGHDLDKMELTIIEKKCSELYKLK from the coding sequence ATGGCAACCATAAGTACCTTCTTTCGCCTCCTCTTATTGATCTCCATCGTGCCAGCCCTTGTCCCGCAAGACTCTATCTTCGACGTCGAGTTGGTACATCGCGACTCCCCCAAGTCACCACTATACAATAGCTCAATGACGCCCTTCGATCGCCTGCAGGCCGCAGTTGTCCGCTCGGTCAACCGAGCTAGCTACTTGAATGAGCGCATTACCATGAAGGCCTCCATTGACATACAGCTCAACTTGCTCTATATGGATGCAGAATTCATGATGAGGTTCAGCATTGGCACGCCAAACCTGCAATATGTGTGGGGCATCGTCGACACCGGCAGCGATCTAAGCTGGGTCAACTGCGTTGACTGCCAATGCTTCAATAAGACCGCCGCCCTATTCAATCAAAGTGCATCCCTCTCCTACAAGAAGTTATCATGCATTTCTAATGAGTGCAGGAGCTTTAGCCGGGGTCGTTGCACTGATGATCAGTTGTGCAAGTACCATTATGGCTACATCGACGGCTCCAATATCAATGGAATTTTCTCCTCGGAAACCTTTAGTTTCACCTCATTAGATACGAAGCAAACTACATTCATTCCAAATATGTTATTTGGTTGCAACTTCTGGTCCTTGAACACCAAAGTAAATGACCCTGGCAGCGTTATTGGATTAAGCCCCAGGCCGCTGTCTCTGATCCACCAGCTCGCCCCTAAGTACATCAGCAAGTACTTCTCCTACTGCTTGGATGAGGGAGTCGGTAGCAGGCTCTTCTTGGGACGCGATAAAAAGATGGTCACTGGAAAGACGACCGTCACACCGCTCATGACGCAAGACGGCTATTATGTCGTGCAGCTTAACGCCATCTTGATCCCGGATGAGTTCAACATCTTGATTACTAGGAAGTCTAAGTTCAGGGCTGGGAACATCATCTTCGACTCCGGCACTGTCATGACCTTgttggacactcaagtggttgacCAATTGGTGAGTGCATTGACGAATTACGTTAGCTTGCCAACTGTGGAGATGAGTCACTACAAATTGTGCTTCACTGTGCTCTCAACAGAGCAAGAGGAGATGCTTCCGGGAATGTGGTTCTCGTTCGATGGGACATTGGGGAACTTCATGGTGAGCCCTGAAAACCTGTTTAGGTGGTCTGGTCGGCATGTGAAATGCATGATGATAGTGGGAACAGTTGGTATACAGATCTTTGGGAATATTATGCAGCAAGATGTTTTGGTTGGACATGATCTAGATAAAATGGAATTGACCATTATAGAGAAAAAGTGCAGCGAGTTATACAAACTCAAATAA